One genomic segment of Deltaproteobacteria bacterium includes these proteins:
- a CDS encoding TerC family protein, with product MNWLANPEIWIALATLTALEIVLGIDNVVFISILAGKLPLEQQARARRLGLGLAMFIRIGLLFSIVWIIRLTAPLFTVLEQEISGRDLILLVGGLFLLTKSTHEIHQKLEGEPGQISTRTAASFSGVIVQILLLDIVFSLDSVITAVGMVDQIAVMVAAVVIAVGFMLAFAGPISEFVERHPTVKMLALSFLLLIGFALIAEGMDQHIPKGYIYFAMAFSLGVEMLNLRLMRKVEPVRLRERIVPEGDAERQLNV from the coding sequence TTGAATTGGCTCGCGAACCCTGAGATCTGGATCGCGCTCGCGACGCTGACGGCGCTCGAGATCGTGCTCGGCATCGACAACGTGGTGTTCATCTCGATCCTGGCGGGAAAGCTTCCGCTCGAGCAGCAGGCCCGCGCGCGCCGCCTCGGACTGGGCCTGGCCATGTTCATCCGCATCGGCCTGCTCTTCTCGATCGTCTGGATCATCCGGCTCACGGCGCCGCTCTTCACGGTGCTCGAGCAGGAGATCTCGGGCCGCGATCTGATCCTGCTCGTCGGCGGGCTGTTCCTGCTCACCAAGAGCACGCACGAGATCCACCAGAAGCTCGAGGGCGAGCCGGGCCAGATCTCGACGCGCACGGCCGCGTCGTTCTCCGGCGTGATCGTGCAGATCCTCCTGCTCGACATCGTCTTCTCGCTCGACAGCGTGATCACCGCCGTCGGCATGGTCGACCAGATCGCCGTGATGGTCGCCGCCGTCGTGATCGCGGTCGGCTTCATGCTGGCCTTCGCGGGGCCGATCAGCGAGTTCGTCGAGCGGCACCCCACGGTGAAGATGCTCGCGCTCTCCTTCCTGCTGCTGATCGGCTTCGCGCTGATCGCGGAGGGCATGGATCAGCACATTCCCAAGGGCTACATCTACTTCGCGATGGCCTTCTCGCTCGGCGTCGAGATGCTGAACCTGCGCCTGATGCGGAAGGTGGAGCCGGTGCGGCTGCGCGAGCGGATCGTTCCGGAGGGCGACGCCGAGCGTCAGCTGAACGTGTAG